A region of the Oncorhynchus nerka isolate Pitt River linkage group LG26, Oner_Uvic_2.0, whole genome shotgun sequence genome:
agagtgaaaagaaggaagcctgtacagaataaaaatattccaaaacatgcatcctgtttgcaacaaggcattaAAGTAGTACTGCAAAGCagttttttgtcctgaatacaaagtgatatgtttggggcaaatccaatacaacgcATTACTGAGTAGCGTTCTCCATAtgttgaagcatggtgatggctgcatcatattatgggtatgcttgtaatcattaaggactggggagtttttcaggatagaaaatgaacagaatggagctaagcacaggcaaaatgctagaggaaaacctggttcattcTGCTCTCCACAAGACACtgggatttcttttttttttttacaaatattaGACTTTTTCTTCtactttgacagagtattttgtgttgaTCATTGACAAAGAAAAGGACAGTTAAATTAATTTGGATCCCACTTAGTAACACAAGATttggaaagtcaaggggtgtgaatactttctgaaggcactgtagaaccTATCTCTCAAGCCTGAGGGACAGTCCACTGTACAGCAGAGGGGAAAAGTTGAACCTAACCTGATACAAAACAAATTTCAAATTATAATCAAATGTCCCCAAAAATGTAAGCCCTCAATATTTGGACTCAATTCACTGAAGCAGAACAGCAATTAGTCCCAAGCCTTTTTAACTCAATGAAGCGTGGGGGGATTTTTGGTCATGGTAAGCAGCTTTTATGCTCTGTTTGGGAATGCTTAAAGCGGACAGCAAAATCGCTAAATCCCTCAACAGGAGTGTTGTGTCAGCTCCTCCTCTAGCATGTCTTTACATCCAAATACATTGCATTCAAGGTAGCTAGGGCATTGTGCGTTGTCATAATCAATGATCATTGTGAATTTGAATGGAATTGAGGTTCATCTGCAGAATTTCTGCCTGTTAGGTAGGCCTAGTCAGTCTGTGGTGTCAATGAGACCGCACAGAATGGAGAGCATTTGAAAGACACTTTGTGATAGAATATCCAATTGATTGTCCATGCTACTCTTAATAAATTGAAGTTATGTTAAgagatttgatttggtttgattgaGTGACCATGTGACCATACCTGGCCAGTATAAAAGCACTGATTTAGAGTATAGTCGTCGCTGCACAAGATGAATACAGGAACTgaacaactttaaacatctgcttctATAAAAAGAAAATCAAAACCCTGTGAAAAAATGTAATATGACCTAAAATCTGTCTGCAactattttaatatatatatatatatatatatatatatatatatatatatatatatatatatagtaccagttgAAAATGTGGACACACGTACTCATTCTGTACCTTAAATGCACTGTTAAGTGGGTACTCTAAATGTTCTTATTATATCTTTGTCTATCAGATTTTAATGCACCACTGTTATCAGAAGGATTTTGAAGGCTGTTTTGTGAACAGTAGGTGGATTTAGTGAAAACACATTTTTATGACAAAGCAAGCCAGCTACATTATCACATCCCAAAGGGCCTCATCACATTTGTTTGCTTACTAGCCAGTCGAGATTATATCATCCCCAAAACAGAACCTACAACTCCGAACCCATATTGCCGTCTTCTCATGCACAAAGTATTGCCCCAGTGCCAGCTCAGTACCTACTGAGTGCTTATTTTGCCTAGTAATTAGAATAGGTGTCAGTGGAAGATTTGGTCTAATACATAACACTGAGGAATTGAATTAATGTTCAGCTCTCACCATTTTGCTCATTTGATTACATGCATTATGCACTAAGAGGGAATAGAAAGGGTCCCTGTTTAAAGGGCTATTAAAAAACACGTCAAGTGAAATATATTGCTTTTCCTACTTCATTTAACCATCGGCAGTATTTATTGTATAtacttttctgtatttttttgtcTCTGAATAAATTAACTAAGTGGATCACCCTATGATGAATGACTCCATCACGATCTACACAGGCATAACACTGAACTCCCTCCCGTCACTTTTTCTCCTTACCTCCCTCTCATTTAATTATACGTCTTAATGTTATCCTAGTTTTATATGAAAGAATGGAAGAAAGCTTTGAAGGTCTTCCTTTACCTGTTGGGCATTTCGATGTGTCACTTCAAACAACGTGAGAGTTGGTTTCTCAGTTTATTATTAATTTCACCTGCTTCCTTAATGAGATGAGATTTGGAAGATGATTttctcatttttatttttatccaCCTTTTAAAAACCTCATTTACTGCAGGCCTACAGCCAATCCCAAATAATTATTCTGTGATTATGAGCCTGAGGAATATTATGATTTTACATTGCAGTAATGGAAAAGTGCAATTGAAATAAAATAATtttgttttacatccctgttactgagcatttctccattgccaagataatccatccacctgacaggtgtggcatatcaagaagctgataaaacagcatcattaaacaggtgcaccttgtgctgggtaaAATAAAATacctctctaaaatgtgcagagACCGTCTCAGGGaaactcatctgcatgctcgtcatcctcaccagggtcttcacctgactgcagttcggcgttgtAACAGACTTCAGTAGGCAAATGCtgacctttgatggccactggcacactggagaagtgtgcgcttcacggattaatcccggtttcaactgtttcgggcagatggcagaccgtgtgtatggcgtcgtgtgggcgagcggtttgcgatgtcaacattgtgaacagagtgccccatggtggtggtggggtgatggtatgggcaggcataagctacgaacataattgcattttatcaatggctattttaatgcacagagatactgtggtgagtcagttcatccgccgccatcacctcatgtttcagcatgataatgcacagtcccatgttgcaaggatctgtacacaattcctggaagctaaaaatgtcccagttcttccatggcctgcatacacaccagacatatcacccattgagcatgtttgggatgctctggatcgacgtgtatgacagcgtgttccagttcccgccaatatccagcaacttcacacagtcattgaagaggagtgggacaacatttcacatgccacaatcaacagcctgatcaactctatgcgaaggagatgtgtcgcgcttcatgaggcaaatggtggtcgtaccagatactgactggcttTCTGATCCACAACCCTACctatttttaaggtatctgtgatcaacagatgcatacctgtatttgcagtcatgtaaaatccatagatttgggcctaagtaattaattaattaatttaaatgTACTGATTTCCCTTATATGAACTGTGACTcggtaaaatcttagaaattgtgcATGTTGCGATTTATATTATAGTTCATTGTATTAACATGAGTTATCTCCATTTCCTCTTCTGTAGAGGTCTCTCGGGTGAGAAACTTACTCCCCCCTTATCTTTTACCACACATCCACCACACCTCACTTGACTCCTCTCTGTGCAGATGGGAGGCACCATGTACAACACAGGGCGCCACGTGTCGCTGCGGCCAGACAAGGCTCACCTGGTGAACATCTCCGGTGGGCCTCTGGGTTACAGTCACCGGCTGGAGGAGATCCGCCTGCACTTCGGTAGCGAGGACGGCCAGGGCTCGGAGCACCTGCTCAATGGACAGTCCTTCCCTGCAGAGGTGAGAGGGAACGAGCCAATGAGCCGAGAGGGATTATCTTTATCTTTGCTGTGTCTATAAACAATCCAATCACCTGCAAGTTGCTTTCATTAGACTAAGAGCTCAATTCAATCAAACTTGCATTACAGTTAAGGCTTCACTGCTTTACACAGCCCTACCGAGGCTTGTTTGTGTGGAAGATTTCCTCAAACAATGGACAAGGATAAAATATGCTGAACTACCTCTGTCACTCAGTCCACTAATCACATGTACAGGGCCTTTGACGGGTGGGGTAGAAGAGCAACAGCAAAGGCTGGATCTACAAATGGCAGTGAGTTTTTAGTGGCAGTGGGTTTTTTCAGTGGAGGAGAGCGATATTATAATGGCAAGTAAAAAACAGTAAACTTATCAGGTGCCAAACTGAGTTTGTCTGTCACGATTTAACTGAGAATTGGCAAACGCTTTCCAGTCCTTAATCACCATTTTTAAGTGAGGAAGATATGTTGCCAAAAGTAAGCGGCTGCCCAGATAATTAGAGCTGAATCCTGTTCTAAATTGGAACTCTACTGAGCAGACAAGTGTCAAAGTAAAATATTCCTGAATTTCTTGAGTTTGTCTTCGAGTGAGGGTTGGATGGGTAAGATTAGTTTAATCTGACATAATGCTTTCATGTgcaagacaaattcacctttctaTCTCACATGGTCTAACACCAGGAAAGGAAGGACtcactgtttgttttgtctttatctCGCCTCACTTACAGGTGCAACTTATACACTACAACCAGGAACTCTATGCCAACTACAGTGAGGCAGCCAAGAGCCCCAATGGCGTAGCTATTGTGTCCATATTCATAAAGGTCTGTTTGTGCTTGATGCAGACGATCTCCTTCTCTGTGGTGTTCTATTGTAGTGACAGTGGTCTTTATATTCAGAATCCCATGGGACTGTGCTGTGGATGCTGAATATTTCATGTTCTTTTAAATCTCTTCCCTCTCAGATATCCGAGTCTCCAAATGTATTCCTGAATCGCATGCTGAACAGAGACACCATCACGAGAATAACATACAAACGTAAGCACCCTCAGGCATTTAAGATGTGTGGGTTTATGCACACACGTTGTCAAATCTACAGTAGTCACAGATAGAATAGTAGTCAGTTCCATTTCTGGATCCGCCATAAAAAAAGAATATCTAgcaatttttaattaatttggcTAATTTGACGGTTGCCAGAGATTGACTTAATCAGAGATTGAGTGAAATTCATTCCAACTTCCGAATTAATCAGCTACATTACCAATGTGATCCTCCTGGTTCAATGGATAAGATGTGTAACAATAGAAACTGCCCCCAACCCTGAGAGATGTTTGAGTCATCTCCTGTTTCTAACTGACAGAAATAACTCTGTGGCACTTTCAGAATGTTCTAAGCTGATCGAAAATTGGCATTCCTTTAAAGACAACAATTATGTAACATTGCTATAGTTAGTATTAACAGCCTCTACCCAAACTCTCTTTTCTTTCAGTTTTATGCTCTTCATTTAGTCTGTTTTGTCATTCCATTTTcattaattaaattaaattaaactaaTTACATTAAAAAAATCACTAATCATCCTTTTATTTGTATCCCATTATTATAATAATTGGATGTTATACTGTATTACAAGTCCCTGCTGACCGGGGAGGTACTATCATTCGTCAAAACAGATGCAGTCACCCCCTTACTGAAGACACCCAACCTTGACCTCTTATCCAACTACCGGCCCATCTCCAACCTCTTCCTATCAAAAGTACTGGAAAAAGGGATTGCAAACCAGCTTCAATCCCATCTGTCTTCCAATTGGCTGAACACATTTTTCCAGTGAGGTTTCCAGTCCTTGCACAGCACCGAAACAGCTATGGTGAAAGTGACCAATTACCTACTTATGGCTACAGAATCTGGATCACCTAGCCTCCCACTAGATCTCAGTGCACTTTTGACACTGCTGACCACGACATCCTCCTGCGGCATCAGAGATCACACTTCAGTCTCTGGAACTGCTCTGAACTGGTTCTCCTCTTACCTCTCCAATAGGAAGCAATCGATCCCGATTGGAGAGTCCAGATCGGTGGAGTCTACAGTCACATGCGACATCCCACAGGAGTCCGTTTTGCATCCTATTCTGTTCCTAATCTACATGCTCCTTCTCAGCCAAATCCTCAGAGTCTATAACATCAACTTCCACTGCTGCACTGACGATACCCAAGTGTATATTTACATCAATCCGGACACCATCTCAGGCCTAACAAAACTTGGCAGCTGCCTAGATGACATCAGGGCATGGATGAAAGAGAACTGCTGAACAGCAGCAAGACTGAGGCTATGCTTATTGGGACACACAAGCAGGTCACTAGTGCTGGAAACATCTGCCCTACTAGTGACGGTCAAGTCATCCATCTGTCCTCTGTCATCTCTAACCTGGAAGTTAAGTTTGATCCTTCTCTGTCCTTTGATGCCCATATAAAACATATCTGCAAAACATAATTTTTCCATCTAAGAAACATTGCCTGGCTCAAACCATCGCTCTCCCAGCCAGATGCAGAGAAACTCGTCCACGCCTTCATCTTCTCCCAGATCGACTATGGCAATGCTCTGTTCGGGGGCCTTTCAACCAAATCACTTCAGAGGCCACAACTTCTCCAGAAGAGTCCTGCCAGGACCAAGAAGTCAGCCCACATCACCCCCATCCTTGCTGAACTCCACTGGGTACCGGTCAACTATAAGATTGACTTTAAAATCCTCCTCCTAGTGTTTAAAGCCTTGAATGGATTGAGTCCCACCTACATCAACAATATAATTTATATCAATGAGCCACCTCGCACTCTCCACTCCAGGAACTCACCACTGCTTCAGGATCCCAGGACACGTCTCAGTACTATGGGGGACCGAGCCTTCTGCTCCCTCGCCTATGGAATATTCTCCCTGACCATTTGAGAGCCGCTCCATCAAACAGAGCTTTTAAAACGGGTCTTTAAACACATTTCTACAGACTGTCTTTCTTATAGTCCTAATCTGGAAAGTCCTTTTAGCAACTAGCCTACTATTGCTATTTCCTGCCTTGATTTGTTTTTACtgtagtttttattttattatcatTCTTTTTTGCCTAAGTAGAGCTTTGGGATAACACTGTAATGAAAAGCGCTATACAAATTAAATGTGTTATTATTATTCTGTAATACAGTGTATAAAGTGTTGAGGATGGTACAGTATGAATCTGATTACCTCTGTTTTGGTCCACCTCCAGATGACGCATTCTTACTCATGGGGCTCAACATAGCAGATCTATATCCAGACACTACACGTTTTATAACATACGAGGGCTCCATGACTATCCCGCCCTGCTTCGAGACAGCCACCTGGATCCTCATGAACAAACCTGTGTACGTCACGCAGATGCAGGTAACTCCCCCTCGATCATAGACTCAATAATAACATTAACTCATGTTTGCCAGAAGTTACTTGATAATTGGCCGTATTTGAGACTGTAgattctctaccataaaccttaTCTGtccaactttctctctctccgtctctttagATGCATTCTCTGCGACTGCTAAGTCAGAATGAGCCATATAAGATATTCCTCAGTATGAGTGACAACACGCGGCCCGCCCAGCC
Encoded here:
- the LOC115110531 gene encoding carbonic anhydrase-related protein 10-like encodes the protein MHIVWEIFLIFQAYFICTSAQLISPKIHDGWWAYKDAVQGSFVPVPSFWGLVNSAWNLCAMGKRQSPVNVETSRMIFDPFLTPLRLNTGGRSKMGGTMYNTGRHVSLRPDKAHLVNISGGPLGYSHRLEEIRLHFGSEDGQGSEHLLNGQSFPAEVQLIHYNQELYANYSEAAKSPNGVAIVSIFIKISESPNVFLNRMLNRDTITRITYKHDAFLLMGLNIADLYPDTTRFITYEGSMTIPPCFETATWILMNKPVYVTQMQMHSLRLLSQNEPYKIFLSMSDNTRPAQPLLQRCIRTNINFSKQGRDCPNNRALRHQYRVNQWLLK